The Malus sylvestris chromosome 8, drMalSylv7.2, whole genome shotgun sequence genomic interval TGtacaaaaaggaaaaatcttatttcataCAAAATGTATCCATAATATTCCTAAATTCATATTTCCTCCCTAAACATTACCAATATAATATTCCTTTATTCGGTTTCTTTGTCcctccatttttttaattttaaaaggtGGGGACTTAACATCGTTTTGGATCTATTTTTGACCAGCTTGAATAGCTGTTGCGACTTTTTGCATTTAGTTGCAGGACCAAAAACTTCCAATAATTTAGTCACACCCTCCGCCACATAAAGTCCACCAGAACTTTGAAATAAGGGTATACGCATAAAAAGCAAACAGAACTGACGCGTTTTTGTCCTCCCCAACCGTGgaaggatttttcagtgtgactggaacacgaggtggtacatcatatgtcactatacaaataataagatatatgtgttaaaaaattaataatttcaaaaataaaatttatcatcacttacttaaaaacatatagtGTACCACCTATATTCCaatcataattaaaaatttctccccACCCTTGACAGTGAGAGTAGTGAGCCCAAAACTTTGTCTCTTCGTCTACATTATTGTGCTGTCTTTTTATTTGTCCTCGATTCCTTAGCTGGCTCAACACTGTCCTTCATCATAAGTATCCAGATCCCTTCTTTccacaaaaccaaaattttaaaatacgcAACGCGTTGTCCTGCTGGACTCTCACTCtgcccccttttactttctttcttTAAGTTTCCAGTCAATATCTTCACCTCCTTCCATGCACTTTCTTTCCTCCCAACTTTTCAGCCGTATATATTAACTTCCCCCTCCTTACTCCATTTCCATCCCACTCCACAAGATCTTCAGCTCCATTAAGATCCAAAACACCAAATTTGATCacctttttttagaaaaaaaaaaaaaaaaccatggcAGCTTTTGCAATTTTGAAACTagcccttgttatttctttgtttcatttcagCTCAGCAGCTAGGAACCTTGCTGAAACTTCCAACCAAAACCAAATGCAATTCCAGTACCACAACGGCCCTCTTCTCATCGGAACATTCTCCGTCAACTTGATCTGGTACGGCCGCTTTACCCCCTCCCAGCGTGCAATCGTTTCCGATTTTATCTCCTCCCTATCCAAACCCACCGCCGACCAACCATCCGTCGCCACATGGTGGAAGTCCATAGAGAAATACTACCACCTCTCGAAAAAACCCTcttcatctctctccctctctctaggAACCCAAATTCTTGATGAAAATTACTCTCTAGGAAAATCTCTCACCTCCCGCCAGATCCAACAGCTGGCCTCAAAGGGCACCCAAAACTACAGGATCAATGTCGTTTTGACATCGTCTGATGTTCTTGTTGATGGGTTTTGCATGAACCAGTGCGGGACCCACGGCTCATCCAACGGCGGTAGTCAAATCAAAGGATCAAAAACCAAGTTTACTTACATTTGGGTTGGAAACTCAGAGACCCAATGCCCAGGGCAATGCGCGTGGCCGTTCCACCAGCCCATCTATGGACCCCAGAGCCCACCTCTCGTGGCCCCCAACAACGATGTGGGCCTGGACGGCATTGTGATCAACCTCGCTAGTCTTTTGGCAGGGACCGTGACCAACCCCTTCGGAAATGGCTACTTCCAGGGTCCGAAGGAGGCTCCTTTGGAAGCTGCTTCCGCTTGCCCCGGGGTCTACGGCAAGGGGTCCTACCCTGGTTACGCTGGGGACCTACTAGTGGACCCCACAACCGGAGCTAGCTACAATGCTCATGGATCTAATGGGAAGAAGTACTTGCTTCCTGCTTtgtacgacccttcgacttcaACTTGTTCTACTTTGGTTTAGAGGAAATATGAATTAATATTAGGGTATATGTACAATACTAAAGGGAGTATAAACATTAGGGAGCTGTATTTTGgtattcaaatatttttttattcttttgtatcacattaaaaaataataaaactacaTTATTTTGTTATTCTTTTAATCCTTATCTGCATGGTATTATTTTGTCATGTTTAGTTATCTTGGGGTATGTCACAACGTCTACCACAAAAATCAATTCTAATGGTACACGTGGCAAAATACATATAGAATTAATCTACAACTCAAAAGAGGTGGACAGTAACTTCTtcatgaaaataaaatacaaattacAGTATGATATTATGTACACAAATATTTCATTAAAACCATAAAATGATAGTTTCTCTGCGCATGCCaaaatttgatttgtttaaAAGGGTTACGAGTTATACAAAGGCAAGTATTGTCCAAAATTACCAAACTTAGACATAATTCCCACTTTTACTACCGAATTTAttagttcataaaaaaaaacaatttttgaaCAAACTATACATTATATagtttgagttttatgttaaaattcaaagtaaaTGAAAGGTGTAGATTGACTTTAATACATAATTTCTGCAATTAAATTAGTAACATTATTGTTATCATGTCACATAATATTAATTACTAGCCATATATATGATAATGCGTAATATAACTGTAACATACAATAATTTTCGCACGGTTGAGAAGCTAGAAATAATGTATACATCAACATGTTCCTCTTATACAATGTATGCATGTCCCTTCTCCTCTCTTCTTTTGTTTGTCAAAATTATTGTTTATGTCCTTGCAAACCATTATTCCTTTGAGCACAGTCGACACTGTCCAAGGAGCTAGCCAACCATACAAACCCAATTCCATAAATCTGATGACTTCCACATGCCGCATATTTGGCGGTGAACTAGCCGACCATCCACTTATCGACAGACACTCCTCTCTAAGACAAGggatctttatttttatttttcagaaaatatggaataGGAGTGGAACACACTCTACATCACACTTCAACGATCCGAatcgtctattttgtaagtctcgattcatagattatcctgcaaaaattcaattcaatccaaaattatttacatattatatttttgttatcACAATGATGTTTCATTGGTTCTTATAAAACAAATTGTTCATCAATTTTTTTGAACTCTATTAGATGTCTCAAATATTTTCCATTTGGCTTAagattttgtaaggatgatcaaAGAATGgtttgaatcattgaaatttgatgtggtGTGAGCCCCACAACTATTCTCcattaaaaaaaaggtttttttagccaaaatgatctctgagatttgcataactccttacTTTGGTCTATGAGATTTGAAATAGATAGAATTGGTCCCTAAGTTTATccacaatcaatcattttggtcattccgtgaaaaatctccataaaataagaataaaataacaaaaatatcttcaatTTTGGTCAAATGATTTTGGCCTATTgcttattaaattgagggtagttttgtcattttgatccttatttaacataatttttcacctagtgaccaaaatgattgcTAGTGaacaatttcagggaccacttctattaattTCAAATATTAGGGATCAAAATGAAGAGTTATCCAAATCTTatagaccattttggctaaaaagagaGTTCATTCCCTTAAAGGTCTCTTATCTACATATACACCCTTGGGCAGCACACATGTGCACAACTCATTGTTAGAGAAAATGtagaaatatagagaataatccgaaagatgactttgaggtacaacttgaatcgtttccttaaagtgttatttgcccccactcgaatgagtttgctaaggggttcttggcaaatcatttccaggatacaacaaagtatgaaatattcgattagcaaaaccgaattatatTCCACTAGAAATAAATAGAAataaattgtatgaatgtgatggagagagaagagagagcaagGAAATTGTGTATACAACAAATATTTGAATAATTCCTTTTCTACTAATATCACCAATATACATAGAGAGAATTGCACCTTTTAGACATatcttttggttttgggtgtgtCATCTCACCATGAGATACAACTGAACATTGCAACAATGTTTCTAATGGATATGTCTGATACAAAAGGCGTAAAGGAATGCATATGTACGGGATGCATTATGTCTTTTCGCCAATAGATAAAAGGTGCACTGTTTCATTTCAAAAGGTGTGATTATTGGGTTGAATCCCATCCCGTCAAacagccatatatatatatatatatgttacatTATATTATATTCTTAAAATATTCAACAATCCTTCCCTATTTTAAGAACATATATAGAAAATAATATTACAACAATTCTCTCTTTATAATTATCACAAGCATACTGATATAATCATGCATACAATAAAGTGTCTTTCGAATTAAACCTTTAATTAGTGTAAGTAATTCAAAGTTATAACGAATGCGAGGGTGACCTAAGTTTAAACCAACTATTCTTATGTTAAAACCAGAATTACTACACACATGACTATGTcttatttccttaaagaaatttCAGAACTAATTAAGCACTATTATGACCTTGTGCTTCATCCTGGTTTCACAAACATTTACAAGAGAAAACCCAACTCTTGGTAGAAGCGGCACCATTTCTTATGTTCATATAGGTGAGGTTCCTTCCCATGTCCCTGCTACTATAGACATAATTACAAATAAACTCATTAAGAGATAAAACTCGTCCTCCTAAACGTAGCAGTCTTGCACTGATCATCCTGGAATGAgctatatattaattttcagTGCTTTCAAAATCACTTATCAATAACTTGTTATTACCTattaaacttttaaactagTGATGTTCTAGATAAAGTCGGGTTACCATTATTGGTGGCTAATTTTCAATAAAGGGTTTTAGCCCCATTCCACTGGATGTACTAACTACCAAAGCTCTTTAAAGTGCTTTCGTTAACGGATCCGCcaagttattacttgatttaacataaataatattaataactccatCAGTTATTAATTGCTTGACATATTCATGTCTCAAGCTAACATGTCTAGACTTTCAATTGTATACCTTATTATATACTCTAGACAAAGTAACTTCACTATCACAgtataaagaaatggatggcattGGTTATGATTACAACTCTATTTCCAATAGCAAATTTCTAATCCATTCCGCTTCTTTACCTGCTGTTGCTAATGCTATAAATTCAGATTCCATAGTTGAATGTGCTATACATGTTTGCTTCTTCGAAGCCTAAGAAATTGCTCCTCTGGCAATTGTAAAAATCAACCTTGATGTAGACTTATTATCATTAGCACTTGTTATCCAACTTGCATCTGAATATCCTTCAAGTACTGCTAGAAATTCAGAGTAAGTTAAACTCAGGTTAATAGTTTTTTTAAGATAACCAAAAATTCTATTTATTGCTTTCCAACGAGCAGTACCTGGATGACTAGTATATCTAGAAAGTTTGTTTACTGCAAATGCGATATCTGGCCTGGTACAATGCATGGCATACATTAAACTTCCAATTACACTAACATACTCAAGCTGTGCAACAGACCTACCAGAATTATTAAACAAAGTTTCACTAGGGTCATAAGGggtatttgtttcttttatttgtagatGCTTAAACTTAAGAAGCAATTTTTCTATATAATGTGACTAACATAAAGCGTAACCCCTATTATGCTTCTTTGCCTTAATTCCCATGATAGTATCCACTTCATTCAAGTcgtttgttggtaccatattatattgggcctccgtatttagacctcgtataaatactcgggggactcaaatgtaattatgtaataaatgaatgggcaaatatgtaataagtgatgagctcttatgctataaaaggactcctcactctcctcattagggaaGGTCAaatttaggccatgggaagagagaaaataggctagagagcacactgcctctagcctcctatatatattcaccattcagagtgaaacaatatcaacattagtgtggacgtagcctaaacattggggtgaaccacaatacatcttttgttttctactttcttgcagattcacgatcggatttgcgttgttccaagacctttcagttttatgcatc includes:
- the LOC126631546 gene encoding protein PHOSPHATE-INDUCED 1-like, which codes for MAAFAILKLALVISLFHFSSAARNLAETSNQNQMQFQYHNGPLLIGTFSVNLIWYGRFTPSQRAIVSDFISSLSKPTADQPSVATWWKSIEKYYHLSKKPSSSLSLSLGTQILDENYSLGKSLTSRQIQQLASKGTQNYRINVVLTSSDVLVDGFCMNQCGTHGSSNGGSQIKGSKTKFTYIWVGNSETQCPGQCAWPFHQPIYGPQSPPLVAPNNDVGLDGIVINLASLLAGTVTNPFGNGYFQGPKEAPLEAASACPGVYGKGSYPGYAGDLLVDPTTGASYNAHGSNGKKYLLPALYDPSTSTCSTLV